CTGGGTACGGACCTCCACTCCCCGGGTCGTGACGGGCAGGTCGATCTCGGCCAGCTGCGGATTCCTAGCCGCCTGCGCGGTCTTGACCACGAGGAGGTGGGAGAAGCCGTCCGTGTCCGCGGTGACCGTCAGATCCACTCCGGGGAGCACGTCGGCGTAGGTCGCCGTGCTGCCCTCGACCTTCGGCTCGGGGAGCACACCGGGCCCCGGCCAGCTCAGGGACATCTGCTTGCCGGCCCGGTCCAGGGTCGCGAACGGTCCCTTGCCGCCGTCCGAGAACGCCATGTCGGCGGTGGACGCCCTGGGGGTCCACGACCCGTTGGGCGACTGGACGAGCGTGGTGTCGAGCGACGCCCACGTGCCGTTCTTGAACGTCCGTACGGGCTGCACGTACTCCCGGAGCGTGAACGTGCCGTCGGGGTTGGCCAGCGTCTCGCTGCGCTCGGTGCGCAGGTTGACCGCCTCCACCTGTTTCCCGGCCGCGGCGGCCTCCGCCTGGGCCAATTCCTCCGAGAGGGCCTTGCCGTCGCTGGTCGCCTCGGCCGAGGCGGCGGCCGCCTCCTTGACGGACGTCGGCCCGCTCGCGGGCACCCCCACCAGTCCTGCTGTGAACACGGCCCCTGCCGTCACGGTCACGACCGCCCCGCGCGCCAGATTCCGGCGTCGCTGGAAAGCGAACACCTTCGAACTCCCCACCCTTGGTCTTCTCATCGACTCGTCGACTTGCTGTCCCGGCCCGTCATCGCGTCAGCGGACCGTCGCGCCGAAGGCAGCCGCCCCCGCTGCCGGGATCCCGCCCTCACCGGGCTTCCATGTCTGTGTCGGCGCGCTTCCTGTGGCCGCGTTCCAGGGGAAGCCGTGCACCGCACGCCCCGCCGCCGGTCCATAAGGGAGCCCCACGTACAGCAGCGACGGACTGGCTCCGAGGCTGATGCCCGCGTACGTTCGAGCCGCCGGTCCGGAGGGGATGCCGTTGCCGGGCTCGATCCACGAGTCCGCGGCGCCGGGCGCCCCGAGCAGCGAGAAGAGCTGGACCCCGCCCGCCTCGGGCGCGTCCGCCGACGACTCCTCGCCGGGCACGCCCACGGCGAGGCGCATGGTGGTCGCCGTGCTCACCACATTGGTGGCGGTGTTCGCGGCTGCCAGACGCTGGCCGAAGTAGTCGCCGGGTTCGGCGTCGCCGTCTACGCCTTCTACGTTCTGGTCGATCCGGTTGAGCTGTACGACCGTGCCGTCGGCCTTGACGTGGTAGACGTGCACCGCTCCTGCGTCGGCGACGTTCTCCACGTCCTCCCCCGGCACGCCCACGGCGAGGATCGCGTCGGTGAAGGTGGCGGCTCCCGACGGGCGGTAGGGAGCCAGCGCGAGGGCGGCGCCGTACTGGTCGTCCGCCTCTCCGGGGTCACCCGACACCGTGACGTCCTGTCTGAGGCCGAAGAACTGGTCGGGGATGCCGTCCGTGTTGATCGACGGCCGGAACACATGCACACCACCGGCGAAGGCGGTCGTTCCGGTGCTCTCGCCCGGTACACCGACCGCGAAGAACCGGTCCGTACCGGCGATCGAGGCGCCGAACCGGTCGTACGGCTCGGCGTCCTCCCACATCCCGACCTTGTCCTGGGTCACGTTCACCGCGTTGTAGGCGGTCCCGTAGACATAGCCGAGCATGCCCATGTCCACGCCAGGGGTGCCGTCCTCCCCCGGAATGCCGATCGCCAGGTAGGGGTGACCGGTCGTCGACGTGCCGGCGCCCAGCGCATAGCCGA
This window of the Streptomyces sp. NBC_01275 genome carries:
- a CDS encoding VCBS repeat-containing protein, which gives rise to MPAKRAWRRGAAGALATALLGLGLGAGGSQAAAAVACTAGTPSDFNGDGVRDTAVADPDATVSGKERAGLVHIVLGGGKGVVEISQDTTNVGDAPEAGDRFGFSLAVYDADKDGCSDLAVGIPYEDVGTVKDAGYVQVIFGSTSAVGSELPSKDFVQGATQPLVDAPEADDWFGYALGAGTSTTGHPYLAIGIPGEDGTPGVDMGMLGYVYGTAYNAVNVTQDKVGMWEDAEPYDRFGASIAGTDRFFAVGVPGESTGTTAFAGGVHVFRPSINTDGIPDQFFGLRQDVTVSGDPGEADDQYGAALALAPYRPSGAATFTDAILAVGVPGEDVENVADAGAVHVYHVKADGTVVQLNRIDQNVEGVDGDAEPGDYFGQRLAAANTATNVVSTATTMRLAVGVPGEESSADAPEAGGVQLFSLLGAPGAADSWIEPGNGIPSGPAARTYAGISLGASPSLLYVGLPYGPAAGRAVHGFPWNAATGSAPTQTWKPGEGGIPAAGAAAFGATVR